tttGACAAAACTTGGCCGGAGATGACAACCACCTGAGTTCGCCACCGAGAAAAGCTGCTACCAGAAATCACCAACCGACTTTTAACTCTAGAACTCACAAAGGGCAACGAAAccagaaaaaaaaactaaagagaGAGAAACAAGGGGAGAAAAGAAACCCAACGGATGGAAAAACCTCCCGCTTGCAACGGTGATgagaaagagaaagaggaggaagagtgaGAGGGGGGATGAAAGCGCCCACACAGGTCGCCGAAGAGTGACTCCGATATTCCTACCAACCTCCAATCAATTTCTCTCTAGAATTAGAAGGGAGAGCTTCTCTCTCTAGATCAAAGGGTGACTGCACACGAGTtaaccttggttcagtacaatccgagctctggatttgcacccacccttGCACACTCATGCGTGATAGAGTCTCTCTCCATGCATATTTTTATAACATCAAtacatgtgtcataatttaaaccaacaataaagtaAAAAGACTTCTAATATGGGACTGAACTCATGCACAAAAGAACCTCTTCGTCTCTACCTCTTTATTCTATTCATATTTCCAACACCTTTGTTGTTCATGTCCTTAGTCATTTGTTTGAAGAACTCCATTTCAATTATCTCTTTAAGTTGGATTGCTACTTCAGCCTTTCGAGGTCTCATACTGCTTGATGAGTCTGTACGACTCAATGCTAGCTGAAGAACCTTCCACGCAGAGCTAGAGTCATAGCATCCGTTCAATATTTTATCAACAAAATCCGTTTCACTGGCAACTCTCAGAGATATCCATCCGACAATGTGTAGTTGCACAATACCAATAGGGTTCAATCACCATTTTATGAAGAAACACATTTGGAGTTAGACTAAGTTATGAAAAACAATGAACTTCGTGACACACTGAAATCCTGAATCACTTTCTTagcatataataaaaataaactcaTTCCAAAATGCTTAAACCAATAATCTAAAAGACTTTACCTTTCAACAagtgttctaaaaatcagtctaaGCGGTTGTCTAGGTGCCGCCTAAGTGCTAGGGGCCAGTCAACCATACTGAAAACATGTTAGTCGACCAGTCTAAGCGGCCTTGGCGTCAAAATGGGATTAGGTGGCCCCAGGCACTAGCTAACCGTTCAAATTATCTATGCACGGCGGAAATAGTGCAgggtttttataattttttttagtttgggCTTTTAATTTAAAGtccaattaaaaatagaaatgtaGCATTTTTTTTATTGGGCTTAAGTTTAATAAGTCCTAAACTTTGATCCAACAAAAAAATCGATTTGTTGACTTACCCTAGTAGCTAGCACCaaacttcatcttcatcttcatcatacTGAGTAACTAGAGTTAGAGAAACTAGAGCAATGAAGAAGTCCACATTTATGAAAAATCAGAGTGTTAAAAAGCTGGAGAAATCAAGTTGAAGAAAAAATTGTTGTATGTTCTTTTCTTAACTGAGGGACTTAGAAGTGATTGAATTAAAGGTTGGCTAAAGGCTCATCCTTTGGAAACGTCATTTCATCAAATAACCCCAAAGAAgttctagagtgagagaactttaCGAATATGATTTTACATctgaaaaagaagaggaggatcataatgatgatattgagttcatgtccgatgaagaacaagttgttgaaaattttggtgaagtagaataaatttgtgatatcttattaattgtatatttttgaactcattttaaatttgatattattgtgttggAGTTTTAGaatgtgatttattatgtaatCTATGTTGATACCGTGGAATCTGTCTAGCAGCGCCTAGTCCACGCCTAAGCGGCCTAGGCATTGATCTAGCGCCCGACTAACACCTAACGAATTTTAAAATCTTGCTTTGAACAATACAGCTTCAAATAAAAATCTGTCGATTCTATGCCTAAAAAAGAGTACAACAAAAAAAACTGAGTATGAATTGAGCGATGTACTTCATACCTTAGCCGGATTTACCAAGAAGCTGCAGAGAAAACCCCAAAATCACTCCCTTTTCTATATCTCTTTAAAAGGTACGAAACCCTGAGGAGGAGGATGAAATAGGGAAAACATGAAAAGCTGTGGGAATGTGAACTCGACGGGGAAAAAAGCGAAATTGGAACGAAACATCAAAGCAAAAATGACTAGCGAGATTAAAGTAGTTCAATAATATTATAGTTGTTCTAATAGAAACATCGAAACATAGATTATCTTAATTTTCTTACttcagtagttcaataatatgcTAGTAGTTCTAACAGAAATTATTTCAATGGTGgtcattattatttatttttaatattagtaAAGTTATTTCAATGTTGATTGAAatgaatcaaaattattttaatattgatCAAAACAAGTTAACAAGATAATAATGATATCAATAGAAATTTCAAGATTAATCCATTGAACCCTAAGAACATCTTGCCTATGAAAATTACATATGTACGTAAAATCTGTCCATGCTTTCCAACTTCATTTCTAATGCCTTCTTACTCCTTTTGCATTCAACAAGTTTTTCTTGCAAGACTTTCAACTTGCAAAAAAGAATTGCACTTTCTTCATCCAATATCATTATCTCCTCATCTAGCTCTTCGCTTTGGTGGATTACAAAATCCAATTGTTCTATTGCGACACTTTCCTGCACAGGGTCATGCCATTTGAAAAAGCCACAGTCACCGGCCATCTGCAAAAGAACAAACCAATCATTCCTAGGAAAAGTATATTGCAAGATCTAAGATAAATGCAAATCGTACTTTCCAATTTTTGCATCGCCAAAACCTTCTACCAGGGGTATTGTGTGTCCATGATGTGAACAAATTGGCTGACAGTTTATGCATGCATATGGGGCGATCAGCTTGAGCAATTGAGGTTACAAATgcttcttccacttcttcatttTCCATATCTGGAGGGAGCAGTAGACAAACATTCAGAATGTGAAAAGAAACACTGTCCATTGTTGTGATTAACAATGTGCAACTCGTACTAGAAATGTAGCATACATCAGCAAATATTTATGTCCTACTTTACAAAGATTCTCATTTGATGGTCATCTAAGATTATCATCTCTCGAGGAAATCATTTTCTCTTATATCACATGGCAATTATTTTTATGGTTATCCTAGATGTTTAGTAAAGATTATGGAACCAAAAATGGTAATACGATATTTCCATCTTATTTTCTAAGAAATTTTTTCACAAACCATCAGGAAACAAAAACATAATGTCCTATTCAACTGTAAGGTTGGATTGGTTAGTCTCACCTTTATTGTTCATGTCCTCAGTCATCTGTTTCAAAGGCTTCATTTCAATGATCTCTTTCAGTTGGATTACTACTTCAGCCATTCGAGGTCTCCTACTGGCTGATAAGTCTGTGCAACTCAATGCTAGCTGAAGAACCTTCCACACAGAGCTAGGGTCATAGTATTCGTTCATACTTGTATCAACAAAATCTCCTTCACCGGTAACTCTTAGAGATATCCATTGAACAATGTGTTGTTGCACTTCTGGGCCACGAATTATTGGAGGTTGGCCAGTAATCATTTCCAGAAGGATTATCCCAAAGCTATAAACATCACTTGCATCACTGGCATAGCCAGTACGGAAAtaactggaaaaaaaaaatttaaggtcaCAATTGAATTAAAATAGCAAGAAAAAACTATTGTTACTTTGCCTTTTCCTGGAAAACTAGTGGTGTGGTGACACTATCTAATGTTAAGAATGAAAATGGAAGAACAAGTCGCACCGTCCAGATTAACGAGGAAAAGTAAGTTCTATGGACATCATAGCAGATTCAGTATTGGCTCTTAGTTTAACTAGGAACAAAGCATCAGGTTTTATTTACATACTTATATTCAATTGGTAACTAATTGCAATTCCAAAAATTAAGCTTTGTACCATCCTCCAAACCATGGGCTAGGGAGATAGCAGAGTTCTTTTTCAAATAATAGAGATGTATCATCTCCAGCATAATTGTTATAAAAAAGACAAGGCAAGCTATAGTTTTTGAACATTTGCGAGAAACCTCATTTTTAATTTCCACATGATTCTTTTGTAAGTTGCCTATTATGGTTAACAAAGTTGACACTTTCCCAATCTCACTGTCTATTTATGTGCTATAAAATAGCTCATAAAGAATTCACTatacattttctttatttataaattcataaCTTCCTTCGACACACCAAACCATCTTCTTATTTCTAACATAGACATACTAACTAAAGAATTGGCAGTCATGATAGTATGCAATAAAGTGTTATATTAGTCTAATCAGGACTAACCATGTGGTTACTACAGTACTTGACTACCTCTAGAAAGTATGGTGGAGAAAAGAACATACGCTGGATCAATATACCCTACTGTTCCAACCACTCTTGTGGTTGTATAAGTGTCATTCTCATTCCAAGCCTTGGAAATTCCAAAATCTGTTATTTTAGCCTCTAAATCTGCACCCAAGAGAATGTTTGAGCTCTTCACATCCCTATGAACTATTGGCGGGTTGCATCGCGTATGCAAATAGTCCAATCCTAAATTAAGTATAGAGAATTCATGTCGAGTTAAGAGAAATATGCACAAATccaaaataaagtaaaagaaCAAGAAGCTTTATAGTTTAAAACCTTGTGCAGCTTGGTATGCAATTTGGAGCCTCTCTACCCATGTCAACACAGGAAACCCAGCTTCACCTACGATTGAGAGAACATAGGAATAAGAAAGATCATAGTCATTGCCCAAATATTTCTAAACCCCAAGTTTATGCATctatatttgaaaaagaaatctaATACTCCAACCACATATTGAATGTTGCTTAATGCTTACAACAGAAACTTTGCAACCTTTAATGATTAGGACTAATACAAACTATTGAAGATTTGTGTTCATTATAATATCTTTTAATTTTAGGGGAAAAAGGTAATTTCTACACAAATGACTGAACATTCTTCCATAGACTCAATAAAGCATCTTACataataaaaaagtaaaagaaaccaGCAACAAAACAAGATATGGTATTCCATGTTGATTATGATTAGGTGATCATTTCCTTGAATGTTTATCAATATACTACAAAATTCAATAAACACGACTAAGCAGGAAATATACTCTTAGATTAGCATCACACATCTTATCATTTCTTTCCATGAGTCTCAATTACACTAGGCAATCTATTGATTCAAATTACAGTGTTAGAAATGTCATAGTGCAAAACCTCTCAGATGGTCTTGAAGGTTTCCTTGAGGCATGTACTCATAGACAATAGCAAGGTAGCTTCTATCCTTGCAGTAACCAATTAAAGAAATTAGATTCGTGTGGTGAACTTGGGTTAAGCTCCTCAACTGCAATACAATACAAAatgttatcatgcatattcatacATTTGTCAAAATTCATTCTATCTCTAATTCAGTTTAATCACCGGTGGCCAATTGCATCTTTTTAGTGATCACTATAGCATACACTAGTGGATATTGTTCTCACCGTCTTCTAATTTGGTTGCTGGATTTCTATTATCTTCAAAATTTGAAggtctagtgaaatgaattatatACCTCAGCAAAGAACTCCAT
This genomic stretch from Zingiber officinale cultivar Zhangliang chromosome 7A, Zo_v1.1, whole genome shotgun sequence harbors:
- the LOC122001662 gene encoding probable LRR receptor-like serine/threonine-protein kinase At2g28960 isoform X2 produces the protein MTGSLVMLPCKHFRRWRRSCFSVMISLLAASNEVLSTLWSKEEETNINENWHEHASNELDIPGLVAERIAEFTDNRFQSNAHLFTYEQIVKMTHNFETVIGRGGFGIVYYGLLEDGTDVAIKRQRHSSQQSDMEFFAELRSLTQVHHTNLISLIGYCKDRSYLAIVYEYMPQGNLQDHLRGEAGFPVLTWVERLQIAYQAAQGLDYLHTRCNPPIVHRDVKSSNILLGADLEAKITDFGISKAWNENDTYTTTRVVGTVGYIDPAYFRTGYASDASDVYSFGIILLEMITGQPPIIRGPEVQQHIVQWISLRVTGEGDFVDTSMNEYYDPSSVWKVLQLALSCTDLSASRRPRMAEVVIQLKEIIEMKPLKQMTEDMNNKDMENEEVEEAFVTSIAQADRPICMHKLSANLFTSWTHNTPGRRFWRCKNWKMAGDCGFFKWHDPVQESVAIEQLDFVIHQSEELDEEIMILDEESAILFCKLKVLQEKLVECKRSKKALEMKLESMDRFYVHM
- the LOC122001662 gene encoding receptor-like protein kinase At3g21340 isoform X1, translating into MAAISDVATAISLIGKVIKAATNAQLMKKEFKELVDYLELVGKQLEMPDDRELGDASMQTLQKMEEVLLQCHDLAISCQQRSSIYLVVKGKRIQNELRGAQEKITKYLTLIPLIHFTQVFRRFKEEETNINENWHEHASNELDIPGLVAERIAEFTDNRFQSNAHLFTYEQIVKMTHNFETVIGRGGFGIVYYGLLEDGTDVAIKRQRHSSQQSDMEFFAELRSLTQVHHTNLISLIGYCKDRSYLAIVYEYMPQGNLQDHLRGEAGFPVLTWVERLQIAYQAAQGLDYLHTRCNPPIVHRDVKSSNILLGADLEAKITDFGISKAWNENDTYTTTRVVGTVGYIDPAYFRTGYASDASDVYSFGIILLEMITGQPPIIRGPEVQQHIVQWISLRVTGEGDFVDTSMNEYYDPSSVWKVLQLALSCTDLSASRRPRMAEVVIQLKEIIEMKPLKQMTEDMNNKDMENEEVEEAFVTSIAQADRPICMHKLSANLFTSWTHNTPGRRFWRCKNWKMAGDCGFFKWHDPVQESVAIEQLDFVIHQSEELDEEIMILDEESAILFCKLKVLQEKLVECKRSKKALEMKLESMDRFYVHM
- the LOC122001662 gene encoding probable LRR receptor-like serine/threonine-protein kinase At2g28960 isoform X3, encoding MAAISDVATAISLIGKVIKAATNAQLMKKEFKELVDYLELVGKQLEMPDDRELGDASMQTLQKMEEVLLQCHDLAISCQQRSSIYLVVKGKRIQNELRGAQEKITKYLTLIPLIHFTQVFRRFKEEETNINENWHEHASNELDIPGEAGFPVLTWVERLQIAYQAAQGLDYLHTRCNPPIVHRDVKSSNILLGADLEAKITDFGISKAWNENDTYTTTRVVGTVGYIDPAYFRTGYASDASDVYSFGIILLEMITGQPPIIRGPEVQQHIVQWISLRVTGEGDFVDTSMNEYYDPSSVWKVLQLALSCTDLSASRRPRMAEVVIQLKEIIEMKPLKQMTEDMNNKDMENEEVEEAFVTSIAQADRPICMHKLSANLFTSWTHNTPGRRFWRCKNWKMAGDCGFFKWHDPVQESVAIEQLDFVIHQSEELDEEIMILDEESAILFCKLKVLQEKLVECKRSKKALEMKLESMDRFYVHM